The DNA window CAACTTTCAAgtttaaaaatatcaatttttataGTGATATTTGCCAATTGCCATGCATAGCTGGCAAAGTAAACACTCATTggttattctcttttgaaaaaggaGAGTTAGAACATCAAACCCGGGCGAGTTTTACTCCCCTCCATCATCCCataattagaaacatgtttgTTCCAACCTCTCTTTTTCACACCTATCTTCTATTTCTTCAatcactcttttttttcttcaatttttttgcaTTTCTTTTCTACCCTACTGGTCCTATCCTCAACTTCATGTCTTCTCCTCCCTCTCTACACATATAGAGAGAGAAGAAATACTCATCacaataataacaaaaacaacatgTTGCAGAGAGCTGCAAGCAATGCATATTCATGGTGGTGGGCCAGCCACATCAGAACCAAACAATCCAAATGGATGGAACAAAATCTCCAAGGTCAACTTTTTCTTCTCATTTTCTTCTCATTTTCTTCTTTCTATATACTCAAACCATGCAATATTAGTTAGTCTCGAGGAATTAATCTCTACAGTTGCAGTCTATGCATTTGCATGCATGTAGAATCTGCGGTTGCATGCATGCAGATTTGCATGCAGAGGATATCTGATTTCTTACGGAAAAACTATgcatatattatatataagtttTGTAACATGTTCATAGTATAAAAATGTAAAGAGAAATGTTGAAAAATGGTATCCATATAATATTTGATGACAATCATTTGCAGATATGGAGGAAAAGGTGCAAACGGTTTTGCGACTTCTAGAAGAAGAAGGcgactcatttggaaaaagagCAGAAATGTATTACAAAAGGAGACCGGAACTGATAATATTCGTGGAAGAAGCGTTTCGCGCGTACCGATCTTTGGCCGATAGGTACGATCATTTATCGACGGAGTTACAGAATGCAAACAACACAATTGCTTCTGTTTGTCCGGATAGTCTTCCTTATATGGATGAAGACGACGACGAAGCATCGCCGAGGCCACCGAGAAAAATGCCTGAAGGACTTAAACCGAATGTTCCGAAGGTTCCAGCGCCTCCGATGAAGGATTTAAAAAGTGTCATTACCACGGCTACGAAGAAGTTAAGTACGAAGAAAGCGTCTACGCCAGCTTCTAAAGTTCCGAAATCGGGATTAAGCAGAAAGCAGGCGATTGAAGAGGTTGACAAGCTTCAGAAGAATATTCTAGCATTACAGACTGTGAAGGAGTTTCTGAAAAGCTCTTATGATAATTCCATTGCTAAGTATTGGGAAACCGAGGGGCAGATCAAGGAGTTGCAAGAGAGAGTATCGAATTTGCAAGACGAACTCGGGGAAGGTGTTGTTAATGTTATTGATGACGAGGAAGCTCGGCATTTGATGGCCGAAGCCGCGCTTAAATCGTGTCAAGATGCGTTGTCGCAGTTGGAAGAGAAACAGGCCGTGTCACTCGATGAGGCGAAAATCGAGTCCAAAAGAGTAAAGGAAGTGAGGGAAAAGTTAAGCTCCCTTATGAATGAATTTCAGTATGATCAAACCGATCCGCAGAAGCCGAGGCCTAAACGAGATGTAAAAGAAGTAACTGCGAAAAATGATTTGGATGAAGATGTGGAGGTAATAACTCAGCAGAGACAAGAGTTGCAGATATTGAAAGAGAAGATTAAAGAACATTTCGAGGCTGGCTCGCATTCGGCTTTAACCGTGACAGAAATGGCAGAGAAGATTGATGAGCTTGTTACAAAAGTCATTAGTTTAGAATCTGCAGTTTCTTCACAGACAGCTTTGGTAAAGAATTTAAAAGGCGAAACTGACGAACTTCATTCGTTGATTCGACGTCTAGAAATGGAAAAAGAGAGTTTGGTTAACGAAAAGGTTAAATTGAACGAGAAACTTCGAGAAATGGATGAAAAAGTGCATGAATTACATGACCTTAGCCAAGTTGTTGAAGATCAAAACAACAACCTCCAAACTCATTTCACCGAAGCGCATTGTAGTCTTGATAATCTCGCTGAGAAAGTAGTCCATAAGGAAAATCCGAACGAAGACGATAACGCGACTGCTATATTACCAACAGAAAATCATTCATTGAGTGAAGATGAACCAAAACATGATGTTAACACACAAAACGCATTGAATCAAGACGAAGTCTTATTGAATGATGAAGTAAAGGTCACTGAATCACAAACAGAAGAAGCAGCAAGCATAGTTGAAAACAAATCTTCTATAGAGTTGAACGAAAACGAGAAAACTCATGACATTAGCAATAATGATATAATCGAATCAAGAGACGATGGAAGTCATGAAAATGACAATAATCAAATTTCGTCCGAGACAAAGAGTACACTTAAAAGTGATTCCGGGGAGGAAGCAACGACAGTGGAAGAAAATGCTTTGCTATCAGAGTATAGGAACACTCTTCAGAACTATGAAGAAGTGAAGAGCAAGCTCCATGATGTAGAGAAGAAAACTCAAGATGCATTGTTTGAGTCATCTTTGCAGGTGAAAGAATTGAAGACTTCTAATGCTGTGAAGGACGAAGAAATTCGGCTCTTACGTCAGAAACTAAACCTTTTTCAGAAAAGCGTAGAGGGAAATGAAGAAAGCGAGGAGTTATCTCCCGTGCAGCCGCCACCAGAAAATCATGTTATTGAGGCGATGTTTAAATTAGAAGAACCGGATTTAAGTTCCGTGATTGAAGAGAAGTTTCGTATGGGAATCGACGAACTTCTAGAGGAGAATCTAGTATTCTGGATGAAATTCAGTGCTTCTTTCACCGAGATACAGAAATACGAAACAACTACAAAAGACTTGCTAACCGAGGTATCAAAAATCGAAGAAAAATGGAAAGCAACAGAAGGAAGTAGCAGCACAAAATATTCATTGAAATCAGATGCAAGACCGCTTTATAAACATCTCGCAGAGATACAAAATGAACTCACACTATGGCTAGAAAACAGCGCCATGCTGAAGGAAGAACTTCAACAAAGATTCTCGTCGTTGTGTGAAATCCAAGAAGAGATAACAACAGCATTGAAAGCAAGTGCTGAAGGTTACGATTTCAAGTTCACAAGCTACAATGCTGCGAAATTTCAAGGCGAGGTTTTGAATATGAAACAAGAGAATAATAAAGTTGCTGATGAGCTTCAAGCTGGGTTAGACCTTGTAACAACTCTCCAACTTGATGCTGAGAAGGCTCTTGCAAAGTTGAATGAGAGATTCGGACTGTCGAATTCTAAGAGAAACCAGATGAGACCTTCGGATTCGAAGAACCGTGTTCCTCTAAGGTCATTTATCTTTGGAGTTAAGCAAAAGAAACAAAAACAGTCAATCTTTTCGATGCATAGGAAATATCGCGCTTTGAAATCATAAAGCCATAATGTAATTGTAAAGTAATATTCATACATATTTCATTTTCTTAAACATGAACATTAGGTAGTGTATGTATTGAGATTTGATTGAGATAAGTTTATAATACTTGTCTATAAACTGTAAGAAGTGTGACCAAATGTATGTAGGGGATTTAGATTACCTTTTGTATTGTGTGCCTTTTTTTAATGTGCATCAGTGAATCCATTTTGTGTTAAACCAGGAAGATTGTTCATGTTACAATCTTTTCATGATTATATGAGATTAAAGAGTAAGAAAATGACCTATCAAAAAGCCATAGATGGTTTAACTGTGGACTGTGAATTCATAATGTTACTTCAAGGTATGTttcatagaataaaataaaacttcTTTTTTGAACTAACTAGCATATGAAATGTAAAtttagcaacaaaaaaaaaaagagaatttttatTAGGTGAAAGTTGGAGACCATATCATTTCAGAAGTCACGCGGTTTAAATATTTTAGATCCGCAATACCAAACGATGGAGAAATAGAAGAGGATATAATTCATCAAATTCAAGTCGGGTGACTGAAATGGAGGAGAGCTTCAGAGGTTTTATGTGACACAAAGTTACCGCTCAAGCTGAAGGAAATTTTTTATCGGTCTGTGGTAAGATTCGCAATATTGTACGGAACAGAATGTTGGGCGGTTaagaatcaacacgagaataaaaTAAGTGTATCAGCGACGAGGATGTTGCATCAGATGTGTGATCAGACTAGTCAGGATAAAATTAGAAACGACAATATTAGAGAGTGTTGAGGTATCACCTATAGTAGAAAAGATAGTGGAAAATAGACTTAGATGATTTGAACATGTAGACAAAATACCTGTAGATTCTATGATAAAGAGGGTAGATCAGATGGAAATGAGTCAAACTACTAGATGTAAAGGAAGAACTAAAAAAACTATAAGataaattattaagaaaaatttcAAGATAAAGGATTTGGATAGAAGCACGGTCTTAATCAGAACATTATGCCGAAGGAAGTTGATCTATGTAATTAACCCCACTTAGTATTCTGTATATGCTATAAAATAAGCTgctcttataatatattttagaaaTTTTATGACAATAGATTGACAAAAGCATAAACTTAAATATACTACTCCAAACAAGCCACAAGTATAGATTGAGAACAAGCCAAATACCTAGGACAAAGTACAAGTACACCAACTAGCATAACGACACTTCAACaacattatttattaataagaCGTAAGTGTCTGTTTGCTGGAGATTTTTATGAATACCGAACAAACTTGTAGAGACACTTTTCCCTCCTGAGATACAGGAATTCCTTAAATGCCACGCCAAACTTGTTATTTAAGGATAATAACATAAGCATTTATTTATATACCAACACTTAATGCTGCTGCTTCCACTATTCAAATGACACATCTGATACTATCTGAGCTCCCCTTCCCCATGCTATGTAAAGGGCAACATGATGCATAAATGCCTGCAGAGAAATTGTAATAATGGAAACATTAAAAAGGAATCACAAACttcgatttttcaaaaaaaattacatgTAAAAACAGTACAAGAATCGCTTGCAATTTGATATAACAGTTTACATGGACACAAACAATGTTAGTGTTCAAAAATATGTGGATACAAACAAAAATGACAGCAAAAACAAGGTTTAGAGAAAGTATGACAGTTTGGAGCTATAGAGGTTAAGAGTTCGATATCTTAGGGTGACTTAAAGAACATATACGTGTTTAAATTCCATGCATTTAAGAAAGGATTTCAATCCTTCCTCTGCAAAAGAGCGGTTGGATCAATATCTAGACCACTGGACCAAATTTCAATACCAGATGGTATGTTCAAAAATTGTAAGTTAGatccaaaataaaaagtcagAACGTGAATCGTTTGATCTTGATCCAACTACCAGATTGGCAAATATGCGATTACCATATTTCAGCTATATGGATCAACTTTCTCTATAATATTCTATCTAGGACGTTTCTATTCAAATCGTTAATCTCGAGATCACTTAAAAGCCAAAATTTAGTTTGACGAAATACCTGTGGATGGGACACCAGGTCTTTGCCTGCTTTGGCCACATGCAGTGGAAGATCATAAGTAGTACAAGCTTTGGAGGCCACAATCACATTCTCCAGAGGAGAAAGGAAACCGCGGTTCCTCGCAGACAAAGCCGAACAGGTAAAATCCAGCACACATATATCAGTGCATATCCCACAAACCAAAACCTATAACAAACAAAAAACCACCATCTAAGAATCTCAACCAAAAGAATCTACAAACCAAACAAATACTGATAATAACACCAGAAGTACAATACTCACTTGTTTTATCTCATTACTTTTCACCCAATCAATAAACACATTAGACCCATCTTTCTCATACGAACCAATGAATCCGTCAATACAGTTTTTGCGCCTCAGCGTCGCATTCGGCTCGTTTTCCAACCACAATAGTTCttcatttcacaaaaaaaaaaaaaaaattccaaatcaGCCCACAAAACAACAATCCAATAACCATAAATACTTGTTCCAAACATCACTTTTAAAACAAAAGAGTTAAATCAATTCATAAAACATATAACATCACAAAGtatatatagaccaaatacatgAGTTATTCAATGAACCTGCAAACTAAAATTATACCGGGAACAAATTTAGTTTCCTCGGAACCAATAAGACAGTGAGGAGGATAAGGAGGTTCAGGAATATCAGGGTGATGACAATCCATATAAGCAAAAATAGGCCAATTCTTCTCAGCAAAAGCTTTGGATAACCTCACAGATTCTTCCACCATTTTTCTAACTTCCTCATCAGGTTCTTTTGGCGcctacaataataataaaatttagtttCATGTTGTAACCAAAAGGACAAAATTACAAACATAATAAGAGAGTAAGTTAAAAGGAAAAAACAGAATATAGTTAGTGATTACGAAATTGCCAGATCCGACGGTGCAGAAGCCGTTAAGGATATCGACGAGGACGAGACCGGTTTTGAGGTTGTTGGAGAGAAGAAGAGGTTGTTGTTTCACTGGGATTTGTTCCTTGAGAAGGTCTAGCGTTGGAGATTGAGATTCAGAGCCCATTTTTGATTGGGTTGACTGTGACTGCAAAATTAGTTGACCAGATTGGGTAATTATATAAGGGAAGGGACAAATTGTgtgttttacttttaaattaaTGTGCCCCTCATTTCCTCGTGGGATGGAATAGCTgggatttgatttgattgattgatggATTGGAAATGTCTCGTGCCCTGCCTCCACCACATTtgatacatttttggaatgattgGTTGATTGATAacaaatattgtttttttatgaTGATATTGTTGGGTTGGTTCATTTTCTTGAATACAGCACCCACtaattagtattattttttttaaatttgttttagttTATCTACTCTGTCTCAAAAtaagtgtttttttagatttataAAGTTGTCTTaaaataatactccctccgtctcataataagtgtttcatttgtattttttccttgtctcaaattaattgtccatttacaattccaatgcatcaatcattattatttttccactattatacccctatttattaactttcacgttattcaactactattaataggggtattctagtaaatgacattaacttttttactaaaaccaacacatccaatcattttcttaaaaaccgcgcattgcccaaataggacatttattatgagacggagggagtagtcTCTTTGTTTTTTCAATGTAACATTGATTAATTTTTTACCAACATTACCTCTTATTTACACTCTTTTCAAGACATGACAATGTATATCAATCAATAGTTTTGTAAAAATGTTATCTTTATTGACTCAATTAttacttttcttaatctgtgtgtaaCAACCTTAAATGACTTTTATTTTGAGACGGATGGAGTATTtctctaaattttaatttaatcttgaCAATATTTCTTGCATCATATGACTGAACACAAAGACTAACCCACCAACTTTGACTATGGTAAAAGGATCAATACCAGATTAGCAAATAAAGATTATCTTGCATCATAAGGTATATGTGACATTGTCTTCAAGAGAAAAGATGAAAATAATGCTCTCATAAAAAAGATACTATATGTGCCCGGTACGAAGtgttacttgatgagcattgagAAATTGGTTGAGAAAGGATTACCAGTTACTATGAATGGTAACTCTTTCTAAATCTTTGATCCTCCCATGAAGCATGtgttaaattcattattttccaaGAACATGACATTTAAATGCAACAGTCAAATAGAAAAGAAGGTGTGTCTATCAAGTACTACACATTATGATTCTTATTGACTATGGCATATGAGGTATGATCACCTAAATTTTAGAAGCCTAGATGAATTTAgctataaaaatttattatttgacCTACCTAAAATGAATGCAAACAAAATATCATGTGAACGATATTTAAGAGGCAAGCAAAAAAGAATGTAAGTTGCCTCGAATATGCCTAAATGATCAAATGTTGTAATGGAAGTTATGCGTTATAATATATGTGGACCATTTTAAGTACCATCACTAGGTGGAAACGAGCAATTCATCTTATTTGTTGATGAGCATACAAGTAGATGGCCATTTTAAGTGCCATAACTAGATGTACCATCAAACTCAAGAGTGAGGCTCTTAAAATGTTCAAGATATTCAAAATCTCCATTGAGAAGAAGAgtggaaaaataatgaaaattttgAGAACTGACTGTGGAGGAAATTATACCTCAAAAGAGTGAGTTATTTTGTACCAATCAAGGCATAATTCATGAAGCCACCTCATCTTACATTCCTTGACATAATAGTTTGACAAAAAGATGAAAGAGAACCATACTTGATATGATCAGAAGCATCCTAAAGCAGAATAACGTGCCTCATAGTTTTAGGGGAGGGGTAATCAACATAACTACCTATATTCTTAAAAAGTGTTCCACCAAAAAGTTGAATATGAAAATACTCGAGGAAGCTTGGAGTGGAAGAAAACAAAGTGTGAAGCACCTAAAAGTGTTTTGGCTCACAATGTTCCAATCACACACCTGATGCTAAAATGTGTAAGCATGAAGATAAAAGTGAAAACATGGTTTTCATAGGATATACCATCTAACATGTTCCTAGAACACAAAAGATAAACATCATTAGATATGTAACTATCAACAAGTTAAGGAGCATAAAATTGGCATAAAATGAAGTTGCATATTCCTAGGGGGAGATTGTTACATATCCCTAACACATGCAGGGGagcactgttagaacaagatttgttctgatcaattatcttagttttgatgataacaataatatgaattttgcttaagataatatggtactctaatccaatgcaatttccttttcaggaaatatataaagagtacgcataattcagcgctcagaagctttgtctcaaagggttcagcatgcaacatcagaacatggtctggcaagacatcagaagatggtcgaagcagaatcagaacatgggtctatggaagcatcagaagaacaagagaacagaagcactgaagttctgatggtatcacgctcagaagcacttcaaggtcagaagatcagaagatgctatgcaccaagctgtttgactctgatgatattcaaacgttgtattcacaaacatcagatcagaaggaagtacaagtggcaagctacgctgactgacaaaaggaacgttaaaagctattctaggctacgtcagtagacacagcgtgaacaaggctcgaggtagttgacaaaagcgtataacattaaatgcgatgctgtacggaacacgcaaagcattaaatgcactcaacggtcatcttctccaacgcctataaatatgaagttctgatgagaagcaaggttaacgatcctgaacaagataactcaaattaacttgctgaaacgctgttcaaattcaaagctcagaatcttcatcttcatcaaagctcactacattgctgttgtaatatattagtgagattaagcttaaacgttaagagaaatatcacagtttgtgattatcgcttttaagaagcatttgtaatactcttagaattgattacattaagttgtaaggaactagagtgatcgtgtggatcagaatactctaggaagtcttagaagtgatctaagcaggttgtaactagagtgatcgtgtggatcagtagactctagaaaagtcttagagggtatctaagcagttgttcctggagtgatcagtgtgtgatcagaagactctggaagacttagttgctgactaagtggagaaccattgtaatccgtgtgattagtggattaaatcctcagttaaggtaaatcatctctgcgggggtggactggagtagtttagttaacaacgaaccaggataaaaataactgtgcaatttatttttatctgtcaagtttttaaagctacacttattcaaaccccccctttctaggtgtttttctatccttcaattggtatcagagcgccggttctaaggtgcaagcacttaaccgtgtttagaaaagattcaggaagagaaaaacgctttagtaaaagatggttgatgaaagtgaaaagtctacacctgtatctacatctggctctgctgagcaatacaacggtaacaatggttataccagaccgccggtatttgatggtgaaaactttgaatactggaaagttactttcttggtctagatggtgatctatgggatcttctgatggatggttacaaacatccagtaaatgccagaggcgtaaagctgacaaggcaagaaatgaatgatgatcagaaaaagcttttcaggaatcatcataaatgcagaactgttttgctgaatgctatctctcatgctgagtatgagaagatatctaacagggaaacggcctatgacatatatgagtccttgaaaatgactcatgaaggaaatgctcaagtcaaggagactaaagctctagctttaatccagaagtatgaagccttcaagatggaggatgatgaagacattgaaaagatgttttcaagatttcaaactcttactgctggattgagagttcttgacaagggatacaccaaggctgatcacgtaaagaagatcatcagaagcttacccagaagatggggtcctatggtgactgcattcaagattgcaaagaatctgaatgaagtttctctggaagagcttatcagtgccttgagaagtcatgaaatagagctggacgcaaatgagcctcaaaagaaaggtaagtctattgcattaaaatccaatatcaagaaatgcactaacgcttttcaggctagagaagaagatcctgaagaatcagaatctgaagaagaagatgaactgtccttgatctccagaaggctaaatcaactctggaagaccaagcaaaggaagttcagaggcttcagaagttcaaagaaatttgaacgtggagaatcttccgatgacagaagatttgacaagaagaaggtcatgtgctatgaatgcaatgagcctggacacttcaagaatgaatgtccaaatcttcagaaggaaaatcccaagaagaagtttcataagaagaaaggtcttatggcaacctgggatgagtcagaagatgattcagactctgaagatgagcaggccaactgtgcgctgatggcgacagaagatgacggatcagaatctacatcagaatcagattctgaagaggtattttctgaacttactagagatgagttagtttccggtctaactgaacttctggaactcaagtctcaaatcagtctcaaatacaaaaagctgaaaaagctatttgaatttgaaacaaagaagcttgagttggagaattctgaattaaaagaaaaacttttaaaattatccaataatgttggatctccttctgattcagaacaatccactcctagtctaaaccatattctgaaagaatatgatttaagtttcaggaagttcttatctagaagtattggcagaagtcagctagcttctatgatatatgctgtgtctggaaacaaaagagttggcattggttttgagggtgaaaccccatacaaacttgaacctgttgatgaaatgaaattcacatacaagccattgtatgatcagttcaagtatggccactcccatgatattaggcacacttcacatgctcaaagttttcacataacacacaccaaaaagcatgtgacacaacctaggaaatatcatgaaactcacattaaaaattatcatgctgttactccttctgcttacaatgttaaacctaagttcaatcagaacttgaggagaactaacaagaaaggacccaagaaaatgtgggtaccaaagaaaaagactatttcttttgcagattctcttggtgacaaagaagataaaagtcaacatgacatgtctcctggactcaagctggtctcaacacttgaagggaagaaagactgtcttccaagttctggtacttaaatctgttgaagaaactttgtctgaaggagatcagaaaagatagtttatcagtcttgaaatcaTTTGTCTTGTTTGTTTCTCAAGCAATGGTGTTTTGTTCTTAAGTATTCTaattgctctaaatgctacagaatatataatattgaaacattaattgtggacgaatcaataaatatctggtttgatgataaacttgtttctgatgaaacaacagcttaagaatttctgcagatacaattttgtcgtatcagaagctgcagaacaaagaagtgaatctccagaagctgtgtatatcagaagtaatggatcagaagatcattcagatttatatcagcacacttcagaaggagtgtttccaaaagagaaacttgatcagatcagaagcagtgatcagaatctgaagacgtaaagtctattctgaaatttacagctgtcatctattatcttatggtgaacacgtgtctgtacggtttgtacaaagcgtgcagttgaaaagacgccgacctaggtaactgtattaaatcatgtcatttactgtgttctctctcctaatgtcatttctcattaaatgcataatgatttctttttaaatcttttaaataacccgcttcatcttcattccctattttttctctctttctctctattttgtgcattcacttcgttgcatttctcttcaaaccctagttttctgatttgatctcaaagcattatcatcatgaactcttccttttgctcatcttcctcaaaagaaagacttacttcttcacaaatccttctacgaaattatgaatatgctcctttgaaaacttgcttgatacccacgaaggacttggaggttttatgtgaaactgctgtggatttcaacaatcttaaagcgaatggctttaagtgtgatgcaagaatccttgagcaaggatggtccaagtatctcaatagattggttggtccaatttatcctgatcttgtgaaggatttctgggtacatgcaacggttaccccaacggccatcatttcattcgtgctagggcatgaagtggttatctctgaaaaactgatcag is part of the Vicia villosa cultivar HV-30 ecotype Madison, WI linkage group LG2, Vvil1.0, whole genome shotgun sequence genome and encodes:
- the LOC131649382 gene encoding nicotinamidase 1-like → MGSESQSPTLDLLKEQIPVKQQPLLLSNNLKTGLVLVDILNGFCTVGSGNFAPKEPDEEVRKMVEESVRLSKAFAEKNWPIFAYMDCHHPDIPEPPYPPHCLIGSEETKFVPELLWLENEPNATLRRKNCIDGFIGSYEKDGSNVFIDWVKSNEIKQVLVCGICTDICVLDFTCSALSARNRGFLSPLENVIVASKACTTYDLPLHVAKAGKDLVSHPQAFMHHVALYIAWGRGAQIVSDVSFE
- the LOC131649381 gene encoding protein NETWORKED 2D-like; the encoded protein is MLQRAASNAYSWWWASHIRTKQSKWMEQNLQDMEEKVQTVLRLLEEEGDSFGKRAEMYYKRRPELIIFVEEAFRAYRSLADRYDHLSTELQNANNTIASVCPDSLPYMDEDDDEASPRPPRKMPEGLKPNVPKVPAPPMKDLKSVITTATKKLSTKKASTPASKVPKSGLSRKQAIEEVDKLQKNILALQTVKEFLKSSYDNSIAKYWETEGQIKELQERVSNLQDELGEGVVNVIDDEEARHLMAEAALKSCQDALSQLEEKQAVSLDEAKIESKRVKEVREKLSSLMNEFQYDQTDPQKPRPKRDVKEVTAKNDLDEDVEVITQQRQELQILKEKIKEHFEAGSHSALTVTEMAEKIDELVTKVISLESAVSSQTALVKNLKGETDELHSLIRRLEMEKESLVNEKVKLNEKLREMDEKVHELHDLSQVVEDQNNNLQTHFTEAHCSLDNLAEKVVHKENPNEDDNATAILPTENHSLSEDEPKHDVNTQNALNQDEVLLNDEVKVTESQTEEAASIVENKSSIELNENEKTHDISNNDIIESRDDGSHENDNNQISSETKSTLKSDSGEEATTVEENALLSEYRNTLQNYEEVKSKLHDVEKKTQDALFESSLQVKELKTSNAVKDEEIRLLRQKLNLFQKSVEGNEESEELSPVQPPPENHVIEAMFKLEEPDLSSVIEEKFRMGIDELLEENLVFWMKFSASFTEIQKYETTTKDLLTEVSKIEEKWKATEGSSSTKYSLKSDARPLYKHLAEIQNELTLWLENSAMLKEELQQRFSSLCEIQEEITTALKASAEGYDFKFTSYNAAKFQGEVLNMKQENNKVADELQAGLDLVTTLQLDAEKALAKLNERFGLSNSKRNQMRPSDSKNRVPLRSFIFGVKQKKQKQSIFSMHRKYRALKS